The Aphis gossypii isolate Hap1 chromosome 3, ASM2018417v2, whole genome shotgun sequence genome includes a region encoding these proteins:
- the LOC114130409 gene encoding RNA-binding motif protein, X-linked 2-like isoform X5 has translation MRNVKKLSEQELQRLPKSSWHDEYKSSAWIFVGGLPYDLSEGDVMSIFSQYGEITNLNLVRDKDTGKQKGFCFVCYEDQRSTILAVDNFNGTRVLGRILRIDHVKDYKPPRNSEPTNKIKTKKYKKQKKKLKENETKISTCYSRRRIPIHNHS, from the exons atgaGAAATGTGAAAAAACTCAGTGAACAAGAATTGCAACGACTGCCGAAAAGTTCATGGCACGATGAATATAAATCAAGTGCATGGATATTTGTTGGTGGATTACCTTATGACCTTTCTGAAGGCGATGTCATGTCTATATTTTCTCA gtatgGAGAAATTACTAACCTAAATTTGGTACGGGATAAAGACACTGGCAAACAGAAaggattttgttttgtatgcTATGAAGACCAAAGAAGTACAATATTAGCAGTAGATAACTTTAATGGTACACGGGTACTAGGTCGAATATTACGTATTGATCATGTTAAAGATTACAAACCACCAAGAAACTCAGAACccacaaacaaaattaaaactaaaaaatacaaaaaacaaaaaaa aaaaCTGAAAGAAAATGAAACAAAGATTTCTACCTGTTACTCAAGAAGAAGAATACCAATACATAACCATTCATAG
- the LOC114130409 gene encoding RNA-binding motif protein, X-linked 2-like isoform X4, whose protein sequence is MNPLTNMRNVKKLSEQELQRLPKSSWHDEYKSSAWIFVGGLPYDLSEGDVMSIFSQYGEITNLNLVRDKDTGKQKGFCFVCYEDQRSTILAVDNFNGTRVLGRILRIDHVKDYKPPRNSEPTNKIKTKKYKKQKKKLKENETKISTCYSRRRIPIHNHS, encoded by the exons taatatgaGAAATGTGAAAAAACTCAGTGAACAAGAATTGCAACGACTGCCGAAAAGTTCATGGCACGATGAATATAAATCAAGTGCATGGATATTTGTTGGTGGATTACCTTATGACCTTTCTGAAGGCGATGTCATGTCTATATTTTCTCA gtatgGAGAAATTACTAACCTAAATTTGGTACGGGATAAAGACACTGGCAAACAGAAaggattttgttttgtatgcTATGAAGACCAAAGAAGTACAATATTAGCAGTAGATAACTTTAATGGTACACGGGTACTAGGTCGAATATTACGTATTGATCATGTTAAAGATTACAAACCACCAAGAAACTCAGAACccacaaacaaaattaaaactaaaaaatacaaaaaacaaaaaaa aaaaCTGAAAGAAAATGAAACAAAGATTTCTACCTGTTACTCAAGAAGAAGAATACCAATACATAACCATTCATAG